DNA from Malus sylvestris chromosome 11, drMalSylv7.2, whole genome shotgun sequence:
tttgggttctaaaaacacttaaattgTTTCCTGAAGGAGGCATCAGTTATGTGTTTCTGCTAGAAATCACTTCAAGAGTTTTTTTAAGGATTCACTTACGTTTGAttagttctaaaaatattttcatcaaaagtgttttcagtcattttaaaagtaatttcaaacaaaccctaaatttaaatatacaCATACGTTTGTGCTTCTCGTTGTAATTATATCCACTACTCAATTTTCAGAAAGGTAAAGTAATGTTGTGATCCATTTTTGGTAAATCTACCACCAGAATTCTCGGCATAGGAAGTTGTCAATATATTATTTCATTTGATAAGTCAATGAGTTCATGCGCTCATCAAAAAGCTTTTTCCAGAAAGTTGCTTCTCATCAAAAGTCAAATGTTGTTCAGAACATAATTAAGTTCATATAAATACAGTGCACCATGTACAACACCACATGAGCACAAGTATTAAAGGCATATTTATCGATTTGTCCACTGAATTTGCATAGAGGTGCTAATTTTTTCttctgaactttaattttagccgattatCCTCctgaatttttataattagctaattttcccattgaactttaattttagccgattaccccctgaacttttgtAAATGGTCAATTTCCCCCTTGAcactatattttaaaaattttcatccatccatTTTTTATCCATTTTGATTACATGGACAACACATGACAATGTATTGGGACAAAAAGAATGGAaaattggatggatgaaaaatttaaaatctaacGCTAGGGAGGTAATAAGATGgctatttataatattttagggGGGTAATCGGCTAAAGTTAAAGTTCATggggaaattggctaattataacAATTCAGGGGagtaatcggctaaaattaaaatttagagaGGAAATTGACACTTCTATACAAGTTCATGAGGCAAATCAATAAATACCTCAATATTAAAAGGCCATCCACAACTCAAAGTATACTCGGTtctagaaaaatagaaaaagtgtCTTTGTATTATTCTTCTCTTAAGTGTCTTTGTATTATTAAGAACTTATTAATAAGTATAATATTTGGGACAGAAATCCACTCCGGATCTCACAATCCCGAGTCCAAGGACCAAGCAATCCAGACCACTCAAATTGAATTAACCCATTTCGCTGGCCTACCTAACACAAATCAAGGGCTTGAATTTCCTATTCTTAGACTCCGGACGCTAAAGTCTAAAGGGGATCCAAATTTTATTTGTTgtctataagaaaaaaaaaacttgcataTGACgatatgtttttgtttgtttctttccTTGTGTTAGAGAGACAGAAAAAagataagggaactttaacgaaaagctcctggtactattcactttaacgaaaaaccacatttttacattaaaaagtcaatcatggtactattcactttaccatttattttgtccttatcgctaaaactcaaaattttcaagccattttcattagttttcctaaaagaAAAAAGTATCTAATATGGTGCAAGTAAAGTTTTCTTGTGCACTAGCAACACTACATCATTACTAGAAGGAACTGAAAGCCTGAAGGGGAGTTGTAATGACTTGACAAAGGatgagaaaaaagagagaatattGCCCAGAATtcgacatcaagcttttgagtTTTGAGAATTTTAACGATGTTGGGAAGTCATGAGTAGGGAGATTGAGACACTTTGAGAGAATGGGGACCGGGCACCAAGAGAGTGATCGAGAGAGCTTGgaatttgataccaaaaaaaataaagaaacaacTTGCCAAGATGTTTGTTGATATGTAATCAATATTTGGTAGATATAATTTTGGTATTTGGTATCAATACGTCAATATAACATTGTGTATATAAGGTCAGTATTCGATTGCAAGATTGTCGTTTGAGTCCCTCCGTGTATCACATCAAGTCACTTTTGAATCGCTCATATTGTAtgtttactttaatgtttccgccgtaaaatacaaaatatgttgtaagcataatttactgaacaactatggaggccagagagaaggaagatgaggcaatagtagagagagagatgtgtaattgtgggtgtctGTTATTCCGTCCCATTCTGCCTTCATTTGTAGTAGTAGgaaaggttaattccttaccctttaggattacaacatttaataggtaatctactcctaataggaatataagatacattcccatatctactaggatttacataatcacatttCTAATCTAATAGAACTGCAacaaaatacattttttttaaaatttattattaaggGAGGGATACTGTTATAATAATTTGAGGGAGAAAGAGCTTTAAACCCGGACACATAGATGAAAACCTAACTCCCTATCCACTCATGCAAATACAAAAtacattttgtttttcattttgttgGTGATGGAAGATCAGTTGTCACGCACCCGATGGTTGCTGACGGAAGATCAGTCGTCACGTAATGAGAGAGACATAAAAAGAAGAGTATAAAACCCGTTACAATTATAACTTTTTCCCCACCACCAAAGTGGGCCTTGACAACAACTATAATGTACACTCTTTCACAACAAATTATgagatttttttagttaaaTTGAGCATATATAATATAACCTTTACAACTCACAAGAACACTTTTTGCTATTACCATAAACTGTAGTGAGATACAATCTATCTACCATTTCTGTGCAGTGAAGCTTAGAGATGCAGAATTGGAGTTCCATATGGTAAAAAAAACTTAAGTCGATTgcaacaaaacgaaacaaaaagcAATTACTCTTTTACCTAAGTTAATTGACTTGTGCTTACAGGAGGACTGGAAGGTAAAACGTTGGGACGAGACGACAGAAATATGAGAATTCATCGTTGGGCCTCAGAGATACATCAATCAATGAGCATAAAATGGTGGTGGGATGCGGCATCGAGCTGAAGCACCACGAAGCTTTGCTAGCTGCAGATATCAAAGTACCGATTTCGAAATTTCAAAAGGAGATCCAACAGAAGGGGACAGAAAGTTAGCTAGTGTAGCAGGAGAGATACAGTGGTTCACATCAATGTCATAATGATAGACAAACATATGCATTTTAACAACATCAACAAGATAATTACATTCCCGACAAACAAATGATCTCAATCCAGCTTCCTCCACATGCACGTTCAACCTAGGCAACCTTTTCCACTTCGTTCATCCTGAACCCTACTCATTATTCAATCCAAGTGATCTAAGTTTCCGCGTTTCTTATTTTTCGTTCCAAGTTATTTTGACCAAGGTCAACCCATGGTATGCGACAAATCAATCTTTGAATCTATATAAAAGCACCAAACTCCTAACAACAAAGATCAAGGAACATATACATTCAGCAGACTCTGCACGAAAGGGTACAACAGGCgtaaacaagagagagagagagagagagagagatgatgtCCACAACACAAGTTAACGAGTTATGCTTATAAACAATAATAATACTCAAGtcaatcaaaatttcaaaaggaACTATTGATGTGTCCAAGGTTATGGCATACCTTCATCAGCGACAATCTGGACTACAATACGGGTGCTGTGAATTCTTTCATCTGCTACTGAAAACGCCTCAATCTCCTGGTAATTTGATAGTTAATAGCAAAGGAGAAAAAACTGAGACTACAGATGCAGAGTCTACATTTACCCCACAACAACAGCAATATTTAGGCAGTTTAGTACTCGTGAATGTAGCTAAAGACATAAAACATGCTCAACTTCAGTCCAACATACATCCGCATGAAAATGAGCCAGCCAAATCTCCAAAATTTCATAACATAGTGCCAGATACAACTTGGATAAGAACATCTTAAATCACAACCGTTGCAGCAACAAAGTCCATGATATATTTAAATTGTAACCGTTGCAGCAGTAAAGTCCATGAAATATTTAACATATTGGGAGACAAGTATCTATTAACTGGTAGGctacaaaaatcaaaatttacctACCAACCTTCATGggaataaaaatatattagtaGCAAGTGCTCCTATCTACGATTAAATGCTAAATAGcgaatatagaaaaaaaatgaacaccCAAAGAAGAACCAAAATGAATAGCatcaacttataaattaaaTGCACAGCATTCAAATGATAACTAAGAAATAGCAGAGACAACCACTGTACCTAAAATGTAACTCTGGCATGAGTATACAACATACCTTTTCAAATAGAAGACTGCTTGCTGATTACCTACTTACTTCAACGTATGCCACATTAAAACAAGTCACCGGGATACAGCAAATGAGATAAGAAAcgaaagaaaatatgaaaatgtcTTTGAACTGTGAAAACGAAAGAATTAGGGATCAAGTATACATCCAGATGTTCATGAGAGAAGAATGAATAAATTGATAGTTACTGACTAAATGAACTTTCATGATACCCAAATTACAGATTGTATTGGCACAGTATGCACCATGAATTACAAGTTTGAGGGCTTTCAATCCCTTGAGGAAGTTACAAGAAGGATGGAATAGCCCTATAATTGCAGATCAGCTCCTACAATGTTGATGAAGTGACTCCCATACATCCGATTTGCATAAGACCAGAGGACTCGCATCCTTGTGTAACTCACCTTCAAATCAATATGGTTTGCTCTGTTTGTTGTCTCTCTTAAGCTGGACCTTCAATTTCTTACCCCCTAATTGGTATCCATTCATCATATTTATAGCAGATTCAGCAGACTCTGGTAAATCGTAACTTACAAATCCTGCAAACCAGAGACTGATTAGAGGGTAAAAATTTCCACATAACTTGCATTGCAATCAAAACTAAGTTGAGAATATTCTCACCGAAACATTTGCTGACGCCAGTTGCTTTATCAACAAAAACCTTGGCACTCAAAACCCTACCAAATGGTTGAAAAGCATTGGCAAGCTCTTGATCTCCAAATTCTTGAGGTATGTGATAGATAAACAAATTAGCACCAGCTGGACCTAATCAAAGAAGATAAGAGTAACTCACAAAGTACCACCACCAAGAACTATATTtctaatttgaaaaaataaataaacgtgTAGATAACAACCTTCAACCTGACCCCCAGGGCTTTTACTAGTGCCAGGCGATGCTGGATTAATGTTCACAACTGTAGGTGACACTGAACCAGGTGAACTCAATGGCTGGTGGCTCATTATTCCTCCAGGATACATCATCGGATGCCGAAGACCTGGAACTGCATGATAAGCAGAGGCCACATAACTTGTAGGAGGCATAGGAAAATTTCTAGGGGCAATATTGCGAGGTGTGATTCTATGCAAAGCATTTTCTTGGTTTATGGGGGGCATCATATTTTGGAAACCTTGTTGATTCTGCAATCCAGGTATGCGGTATGGCATGAGTCCATAAGTCCCAGGAGCCTACAGAGGAAATGAAATATGACATTACTCCATTACTACATAAGACCCTACATGGATATAAGGTCAGGAATTCATATATAGCGTAGGTCATTATACTCTGATGCCAAAGCCCAACTACAAAAGTGCTAATGGTTTCCTCACCATGAAAAacgaaacaaagaaaaaagtagTTTATAGAGACATAATTGTGGAAAAAAACTGACCTGATAACCGTAACCATTATACGAGGGAACATAACCCATGGGCAAGGCTCCAAATAATGAAGGATGTTGTGAATCACCATTTGGCTCGTTAGCAGCCTGGGAATGAGCTTTCTGAGCTCGCCGAGCTAGCCTTTCCTTTTCTGTGTCTGCCCATTTGACAACTAAAGGAACACTTGAACCCTGATACACGAGCCATAAGAGTGGGTTAGAGCCTTGTATTGATAGATCCATACTACTACCAAGTTGTCGTATTTATAagcaaatgtcaagaacaaattcaaatcaatgaGTCAATGAGTAAGCATACAAgcctttttattaatttgatacACAAGGATAATTAGACAAAATCTTTGATGGCTGGCTTATCATCCATCATTATGGTCCCCTCCaatcagaaaaaataaaatgtttctgCCAATGTAATAGAATACAGAACATCCAATACTACGTGCATATTAACAGTTTTCAATATACATTTCCAGCCACCAAAACATGCATTAGACACAAACCTCCATTTTATACTTTCCATTGATGGCTTCAAGGGCAGCAAGAGCTTGGTGTTTTGTCTCATACTTTAAGAATGCACAGCCTGCCAAAAGAAAAGGGCATGGAAAATTCATTTATTAGTTGACAATCAGTATATTTTAGTGTTTGCCTAGGAATAAACCAACCCCGAGGGGCTAAACATACCTTTGCTCGTTTGCTGAGAACCTCTTAATATTTGTAGGTCCTTTACTGTCCCATATTGAGAGAAAAGATCAGAAACTTCAACTTCAGAAACATTCTTCGGAAGCATACCAATAAAGAGCTTATGTTCTGGATTGCAGGGGAAGGCAAAGATTAATAATTAGGGTACGTATAATAACCAATAAATAAACGggatgaacaaaaaaaatacacaatAAGCATTGGTTCAACAAAACTTCATAGGAACAAGACAAATCagtaattaaatcatgaaaatgTATTAACCTAGTCTTTCCAACTCGCCATCAGCATACTTCACTTGCAAAGGACTAGATGCCTGGATTGGACAGAAAGAACAGGGTAGCTTCGAATCAGCTGAGAATAACAAACACAACAAGAGGAACTAAAAGCACAAACTGCGAAAAGTTAACACCAGCCTAGGAAAAAGTGGACAGACAACAAATTTTTAGTTGACTTTATGTTTCTTTTATCAAGTAATACATTTGTGTAAAGTCGCATTAGCAGGCATAGGCAAGAGCCCAACTGAGAATCTT
Protein-coding regions in this window:
- the LOC126591376 gene encoding RNA-binding protein BRN1-like; translation: MAEGGKKERNSHGEDSVKLFVGQVPKHMTEAQLLAMFKDFALVDEVNIIKDKATRASRGCCFVICPSREEADKAVDACHNKTTLPGASSPLQVKYADGELERLEHKLFIGMLPKNVSEVEVSDLFSQYGTVKDLQILRGSQQTSKGCAFLKYETKHQALAALEAINGKYKMEGSSVPLVVKWADTEKERLARRAQKAHSQAANEPNGDSQHPSLFGALPMGYVPSYNGYGYQAPGTYGLMPYRIPGLQNQQGFQNMMPPINQENALHRITPRNIAPRNFPMPPTSYVASAYHAVPGLRHPMMYPGGIMSHQPLSSPGSVSPTVVNINPASPGTSKSPGGQVEGPAGANLFIYHIPQEFGDQELANAFQPFGRVLSAKVFVDKATGVSKCFGFVSYDLPESAESAINMMNGYQLGGKKLKVQLKRDNKQSKPY